The Misgurnus anguillicaudatus chromosome 12, ASM2758022v2, whole genome shotgun sequence region acggaacgaaaatgattataagtctgacgttcataatgcatgtcatttctgcctattttgagCTCAAAAGTTTGAgtcaacacagtctcactcacgctcacgcccaccacccggctgccgccatgctgcgcacgcgcaccagatttcaaacaacaacacacctgcggcgagttcgaaggaccgtagtggtgacgccaataaacggaaacgacgagatgatttatggacatactttcagtataatccatcagacagaaaaacggaatgcatattgggagacgacggtaaatgtggccacaaactaggtgggaagaatacTACCAATCTCAAGCAGAACCTGAAGGCTCATCatgctaatattttttaaaggtaactaacaagtcaaTTTtacaagtgactaaaatgtgactaaaactaaaagcatttttgtccaaaagactaagactaaaacgaaaactaaaagggctgccaaaaacaacactgcttTCAGGTTTATACATGcggcactttacagtctgttatttgcgatgtttcattgtacacaaatccaCCGTCTGTTGAGCTGTGTGCGTTGATTTGTTTacgctgtgagattttgtaactaTAGCAACCGCTTCTCCGCTGCCGTGTTTTGGCAGAGCCTAccgtaaaatacttagtataaacacttaggtgacagttaagacctttgttgcaacgctcttcaataaatcccttacctcagggattttttctccctcagggaaaccctcacttaattaaggagtttcatgcaaccgggcacaggTCTAAGACCGAAAGCTTCCAAAGTATGGAAGTATTTTAAGCAAAGTTATGATAAAAAGAGTGGTCTGTACACTGTGACAAACGTTGCTGGCTTATCACAGGAGCACAACGCAATGCACAAGCATCTCAAATGAAAACACTTATGGACGATGCACCCACAGAGAAGAATAGGACAACGTAAgtatatgattattaatgacaTGGCGAGCAAGTCTGTACTGTTTATTAACTCTTGAGAAGTACAAtgtctttggatgttaaaggcgatcagtgtttcccatacattgatttattcaGCCCGCCTGTCTCTCATGTTGCGTGCAGCGCCTCGAGTAGACAGCGCGCACCTCTCTCTCACATGACAGTGAAAAGGTGGCGGTGTTTTTCTCCGTATACTTTCTTGTTCACGTAAACGTTAACAGTAATGGATGTTACTGACATCGACTGATCGAGTTTATCGTGAAGATTAGCAGTAGTGCGAGTCTGTGTGTGAGCTTTCTCCCTCCCTATGATGCGGTATGCTCGCGTTCTGTAACAGCTACAgtgtattctctcatatttctgaatttggaCCGAATTCcctatacaataaaaatatcactcgcatttaaaataaaaaaaggctTATAACACAACAACACTGATGAGAAAAGCAACATCAGTAAagcttcaatgtaaatgtatagtgATTTGTCATCCatttaaagtaacagctggttggattaaacacaaggtgTAATGGGTCGTGTTAGTCACCATTTCATAGTCTACTCgttttatgtctgacaacagaacagataatatgtaaaaatagtattcagttgtgttaaaatgcaatataatgcgatagaaatatgtttcacttctactctttgatctgttaAGCAACTACTTTGCActgtaaattgtatttttttattatttatatttgtaattttttatttggtaacatttaagttatttatattgtttatgatacaggttcaaaataaaatggacacaatgaaataacaaacactgagttttttttttaaatagtcgTTTAGATTAAATCAGTCGAAAGATTAGTCGTTAGAAAATTAGTCGTTAGTGGCAGTTCTAATGTGTAGTCTGGCCACAAACGATAGACTAACacccctttcacacatacatgGTTATTTTAGATTTCCCTGCGTTTATGCCCTTTGTTTACataaagagtttcgttgcaaaacgagataaatccattttttaacattgtcaaaacatgtttattattatgttatcatgttattagtttgctttatggtgctacttggctgtatttttaagttatgaaggtttaaatcaaaacaaaccaactgcagttgaattaaaatgaattggaatgcacaaccaaaaaacgagatttctgaacaattaaaaaaagggtggttatctcgttttgcaacgaaactcttcacatacaaacaaacaatttgccttaaaaaaaaaaaaaaaaacggtggcCACTACACTGGAGGCAGCCAAGAGACTTTATTCACCCTGTATTGCGGGGTGGTAGCTCATCGAAGTGACTACGAAGCTGGTAAATGAACctaaaaatgttgcctggtaaATGTAATCAACACTTTTACCTGTAACAACGTTCTTGACTTCTAGGCACCGGAAAGATGTTTTGCCATGAAGGCCTGTCCAATTCATTTTGCAGGCCAAGTCATTCTGAAGAAGCATCTTCATGACCCTCCACACAGTGTCCTTGAGGGTCACGCCCCCAGCAAGGCCCAGTGTCAGCAcctggaaaaaataaaaaagttatgaGAAATGAATGTTCATTACGGagaaaaaaacaatgcaaaaaaataaaaagtttagaATAAAATCTGGTCCAAATACTATAATAAAAGTTATGTTACCAAGTCCTTTCTCTTCTCTGGGTTTGTCTTAATGTCGTGGTCCAGCGCCAAAAGAGCCTCAGCATCCCTCAACGGCAGGAAACTTCCATCCATGTGGTGTCCATGTGGTGTAGGTGTAGAAGAGAGATCCTGAACAATCCGCAGCAGATTTCTTTGCATATCACACATCACCTCCTGCTTGGCAATAATCTCTCGTAGTAATGCTGAAAcagaacattttaaaaactgctCAGTCTTTGCTAGCTATAACATTGTAAATGGGAATAGAGAATAAGTTCTCACCAGAGTGCAGGTCCATCTCAGAAGCGGCATGAGGGGCAAGATGGAATGGCTCAGGAGTTCCGTGGTGGCGAGACAATTGAGGGGCAAGATGGTAGGATGGCTCAGGAGTTCCATGGTGGCGAGACGATTGAGGGGCAAGATGGTGGGATGGCTCAGGAGTTCCATGGTGGCGAGACGATTGAGGGGCAAGATGGTAGGATGGCTCAGGAGTTCCATGGTGGCGAGACGATTGAGGGGCAAGATGGTGGGATGGCTCAGGAGTTCCATGGTGGCGAGACGATTGAGGGGCAAGATGGTGGGATGGCTCAGGAGTTCCATAGTGGCAAGACGATTGAGGGGCAAGATGGTGGGATGGCTCAGGAGTTCCATGGTGGCGAGACGATTGAGGGGCAAGATGGTGGGATGGCTCAGGAGTTCCATAGTGGCAAGACGATTGAGGGGCAAGATGGTGGGATGGCTCAGGAATTCCATGGTGGCGAGACGATTGAGTTGCAAGATGGTGGGATGGCTCAGGAGGTCCAAGGGCATGAAACGGCTGCAGAGAGGCAAGTTGACTAGCTGGCGGAGACATTTCATCTGATGAGGAAATTGCATCACGCAACAGTGACGGCAGAGGTGGAATGGAGGGCACCTTAGGGAGGACTGGTTTGCGCTTCACAGGCTCCTCATCAGACTCCTCTTGACTCGAGAGGAAGCGCTGGTTTGGTCTTTGAAGAGAGAAAAATAGCTAAAATTATTCACCACCTTACAGCCATGTAAGGCCCGTTTACACTGCCTACTATGAAGAGACACATCTATGAATGAAACTATAAAAATGaggttttaaagtaaatttaatCCCCCATTTACAGCTTCTCACCAACTACCCCACatactatttttttcagtgctgcTACTTACAGAAATTTGGCAACTTAAATGCTTAAATCTTTTTACAATTCTTTTAAGAAACAAACATTATGTAGACAAACTGAGCAAAAAACTGAGTGCAACACATATCCTGGATTCAGCAGATTTGCAACATACCtggtttttcttttttctggCCTCCCCTCCTCTGCTTCTGACTGGAGGTCTGTGTCATCTTCTGCCCGGCGAAGTTTCAACCTTGCCTCACTAAAGCTATCTGTCAAGAATGGGaaccaagtaaaaaaaaaacaaagctttACCCATACCGGTATTAGTGTTGTGAGATTAGATCATGatcagggctcaacataaaggactgcccggtggcccGGGGCAAGCGTGAGAGCCGTTCtggccagtaaaaagtattgtcacttgcccgatcgggccagggcttcaccctcagtcactaaaatatattttcatcaatgcatattatttaacatcttggaagcagacatttacttgggtaaaacacgaCAAAAGAAActatgcaatattttgcacaatttgctgtcagtttacaggtaaagcagaaaagttggaAGCCTTTTTCATTGGAACATACAGTTATacttgacttttgaattattatttttaaatatgtgacactgactTTTTCtattggggccagtgaaaatgttggcagggcaagtgaaaacctgaaccactggcccgacCGGGCCAGTATCAAAAAAtatttgcgttgagccctgatgattgttatatataaataattcgGTTCTTGTAATGTTTGCATCCCAGTGTCAActttacattacaaaaaaaaaaatacacttaaTGACACCAGTCATAAACATGTGACAGTCTCAATAATGTTCATGATGTGCGTCATGCTAATAAGGCTCACTCATGTAGACacattcaagtaaagtgttaacattacattaaaatttttaagaaatacattaaaaaagtgGCTTGATTTAGTCTTAAACCATGAACAATAGATTAAAGTCAATACTCACTTGCTTTGTAAAGAACCCTGATGTCATAACTTGTCCAGGTCTCCTTAGGCATCTCACAGTTCTTGATGGCCTTCTGCATGGCATCGAGTTTGTAGTTCGGCCATTTACAAACCTCTCCTTCTACCCACACACCTGGCACCACCTCCACTTCATTTGTCTTAATGAAGCTCACTATGAAATACACTGAGGGTTGGGGGGAAGTGTTAAGTTATTTTAGATGTAAAAGGGGAAAGACAACAAAACTGCCCTGTTCCCCAAATGGCATCCGGAAATATTTTAATACGTCATTCAGCCTTGTACATTTTAAATCTGAAGACAAATTTGACACTACAAAAACTCCTACATCTTGAGAATCAATTGGATAATTAAAGAATGTCTCCATCTTTGCAAATTCACGGTAGATGATGTACTCCTGGTCTTCATAGACAATAATATTTTCCACCAAAGCAACAATCTGATTGATTCGAACACAATTGTCTCCTTCTGTAATTCTGACGTGCACATCATTCACTACCAGTTCTCTGAATTGTAGAACATCCCCTTCAAACAAATCTGGTACAGGCCCATTTCTATGCTCCATTTTTACTTGCATTTTTGGCCACTTAACTTCAACGCTAGGTTTTTGGTTGTGAACTTCAGACACTCTACGGATCACCTGAGTTAGAGGGCTGTGTGGTTTCCTGATCATGTTTTTTAACATACACAGGTAATTTTCAAATGGAAACCCAGAGATCACATCTAAATGACCATGAATATTTACATCATCACTAAGATGAATCAACCCATGTATATTGTAGACAACAAACTCAGGACCATACAATTTACTGAAATGCTCCACAAATGACACAAGTAACATTTTCGCAAAACCATTCAGAGCTGAACAAAGGCGGGGATTGGCTAAAATCGAGATGGCAACTGACAGCAACATAAAGTTGTTATATATTTCCTCAGGTAACACACCCCTAAGAACAAGAGGACCGGTGTACAGAAGGAACTGCCTGAGTTCAGTTGCTTTCCACCTTAGTCTTTCTGCCAGACTCCTTGGCTTCCTAGCAAATTCAACTGGGACGAATGCCTTCAAACTTACCAGCTTTTCAGAGATCTCCTGCATGTCACGACCCGAACGACGACACCGAAGAGGGCCAGAACTGCCAAACCACAAATCTAAGAGCCTCCTCATTACTCCCAAACAAACCAAATGCATATAATCGTGAGGAAACTGACTGACCATACCGATACCTGTTTCAAGCAGAGGGGAAACTGCTGTGTGATGTTCCTCATCTGTCCCACTCGCAAATGACTCATCAGTCCTATCAGCAGCACTTACCTCTGGGAATGTCATGCGGTGATGAGCATAAACACCTGGCTGTACACACTTATCACATCCTGCATAACCTGTATGGCCTTTCACTTGTTTGATAAAGGCTCTAGCAGGAGCATCACAAATGACCGAACATACCTTCAGAAACACTGTTTTTGAGCCTATGACAAATCCCTCTCTCAGCATTGTCAATTCTTGAACAAGGGCACCAAGATACTCTTGCAATGAAGTGGGTTTAGTCTCACCACAGAACAAAGCAATTAACAGTGGCCTGCTGGAAACATAATCTTTGTGACGCAACATGCCTAACACTGGCCAGAACTGAGTTGACGAGCTCTTAAACAGCGGCAATCCATCAAAATTAAGCTgcaacataaacacatttctaTCTGGAAATTTGGACAACAAATACTCAAATGTTTTGCGAAACATGTTCAAAATACCAAAATAGAAAAACACCCCACCAGCCAACCTTTCCAGGGTGTACTTGGTTGCTGTTTTTAAAAGGGTTCTCCCATCCTTTGGAAGAAAGGGGTGATGCACTCTAAGGATACACAGAAGAGCAGACAATGCCACTAATGATACACCATACTCAACAGCCCAGCCAGACAGAGCAGTCGACAAATCTAAAGGAGGAGAAACCtcatcctcctcctcctcctcctcctcatcatcatcCTCTTCAGAGACCTCATCCTCACTCACCATCTCACGGTCCACAACTTCACCAAAGTCACTACTTACCATCTCATTGTGCTCTACAACACCTGTGCAAAGATTTCTTTGTACCtctaaaattctgtcatttgtCCTTTTTATGGCTCGCTTGCGCATGTTACTCCACTGGGACCGCTCCATTGTGAACTGCGGAAAaccaaacacagacatttgttAATGCTACTGATTTATTTAGAGAGAAAAGTGAGAAGAAAGCTCTTTGTATGCATGTCTTGAACAGTGTATGTCCCAAGTAGTCTAAACTGTACTGTAGAATAAACCttagtcacataaaaacaactcCACTgctcatttgatttatttgtatttaaatttgAAATTCAATAAACATAAGCTGATCAAGGCATACGATGTCACACTAGCCAAATAAAACAACTCCAttgaaaaataggtaattaaatatttcatgttGAAGCCTGcagtttattaataatataattgCATGTATAAATCTGTCAGGCTCAATTGTGGAATAAGCTAGAAACCATGCAATGAACATGGGAAAAGACAAAAAACGTCCGGACGCAATTGGATAACACTATGAGTGTCATCGGTATAGCCATCTTATACTGCCTATATCAGATagagaaatagaaaaaaaaatagaaaaaaaatatatatacacatatctatctatctatctatctatctatctatctatctatctatctatctatctatctatctatcctatctatccatctatccatctatatacataaatacatatatatagatatgtatattttttgcattttctttTCTAATTTGTTGTAATAATGAATTTTGAATATTGTCtgtattttgtaaaattatATTACTCTTATTTGATTGATATTCAATGAAATGTTTCTAAAACCCcaaaattaaatagaaaacaTATCAAACTCAAATTTAGAATAAGGCTGGCGCATCCCTCATGTAAAAATGCAGCGGGAAAATGTCTGCCTCTTGCATACCAGACAGAACGACAGGCGCCATCTTGACCACGCCATGCAGTGTGAATAGACATGAAATAGCCTATGGCTTTTATACGGATTTCTTCAAACAACCTTTGAATACTTTAAAAATGTGCACAAATGCTATTAGAATACCAATAAACTGCCTATCCATACGTCATATGCAATTTTGCCATCAAATTCCGGTCATCTAAAACTGCTATGACAATGTGATGACGCTCATGATGGCGCGTTAACGTACAGCGTGCGAAAAAAATCTACTTATAGATAAAAGACGTGTTTCATAGCCTACGCAAAAAAATTCAACGGAGATAAAAACATACAGAACACAGCTTACCTTACTTTTACTTGGCTCTTGATAGTCACCGGTGAAATCTCTGTcagaaaaatgtataatttggTTTGGTCAGACTAACGTTAACGACCGTTACAACTATGTAAAAGCGGGACAGTTTAATGCTTCTCATATCATATATAATGCCAGTTTACTCGGAACTTACCACCTACAATATACATACAACAGAAAACATAATTGTAACTGGCTATTTTGCACAATGGTTAATGgaataactaaaaataaatcatagttGAGCGTAAGCAACACACTTTACCTCAGGGCGTGGTTCAGGTACTGAGGATGAGAATTATCCGACTCCGTTTAAAATGGCGCTGCAGCAAGGTCAAAGGGTAAttacaaatgttttaataagTTCGTTTTTTCATACTTAAATAtcatacatacattttaaatacaatttcattcaaattaatttattattaaattaaatttgtaaCTTCGTCTAATTTCATAAAGTTATGACAAAGGCAATATAGAGGAtgtaataaaagtatttttttgcataatatatgagtttgtaatgtgtgttttttatgtatatttaaacacacacataaacatatatatacatttaataaatgttttatttaaatatagttttttatttatataaataatttagaatatataaaaatgtaaataaatatatatacacgtGTAAATgattcttaaatacatacatgaatgtgtgtgtgtgtgtttatatatacataataattacacacagcacaaactcatgttatgcaaaaaaaattattttattttgtatatatatatttatatatcttatGAAAAAACTGGAGAGTAAGTCATTTCAGTCACTCCCACAACAGCAACTGAAAAATACGTTGAATCTGGCATGTTTCATATTTGCCAGAAGAGAGCCATAAATGAATGCCCCTCTCTCCAGCACCCTAGCTGCGCCACCACCGATTCCGGAACTCTTCAGGGTTGCCATCCACTTGCCAACATCGTACACAAACCAAACAAATGCCAGAAGAATCCAGAAAAGGCCCGGAAGattttgctatctgggtaaGAGATAAGAGATGTCTGAGTTTAATTATGATAATGTGATCAGATCTGAGACTCTGGAAATGtacagaggagagagagaggagatgATGGTGGCCATCTATGAAAGTTCAGATGCTGTAAGAAATGATGAAGTGATGATAAACACAGAGAGACAGCAAGCGCTTCAACATACAGGTACTCACATTCATTTATCAGTTGATTTATTGAAGTGAGAAAGAAAAGACAAATgtaatctgatgtgtgtgattTTCAGAAAGAGTCTC contains the following coding sequences:
- the LOC129418091 gene encoding uncharacterized protein isoform X2; translated protein: MYFIVSFIKTNEVEVVPGVWVEGEVCKWPNYKLDAMQKAIKNCEMPKETWTSYDIRVLYKANSFSEARLKLRRAEDDTDLQSEAEEGRPEKRKTRPNQRFLSSQEESDEEPVKRKPVLPKVPSIPPLPSLLRDAISSSDEMSPPASQLASLQPFHALGPPEPSHHLATQSSRHHGIPEPSHHLAPQSSCHYGTPEPSHHLAPQSSRHHGTPEPSHHLAPQSSCHYGTPEPSHHLAPQSSRHHGTPEPSHHLAPQSSRHHGTPEPSYHLAPQSSRHHGTPEPSHHLAPQSSRHHGTPEPSYHLAPQLSRHHGTPEPFHLAPHAASEMDLHSALLREIIAKQEVMCDMQRNLLRIVQDLSSTPTPHGHHMDGSFLPLRDAEALLALDHDIKTNPEKRKDLVLTLGLAGGVTLKDTVWRVMKMLLQNDLACKMNWTGLHGKTSFRCLEVKNVVTAIRRNPGCRQSTNQEVEQWLRRWLYLAGDREGGRKRRSTVLHHQPPTNT
- the LOC129418091 gene encoding uncharacterized protein isoform X1, translated to MYFIVSFIKTNEVEVVPGVWVEGEVCKWPNYKLDAMQKAIKNCEMPKETWTSYDIRVLYKANSFSEARLKLRRAEDDTDLQSEAEEGRPEKRKTRPNQRFLSSQEESDEEPVKRKPVLPKVPSIPPLPSLLRDAISSSDEMSPPASQLASLQPFHALGPPEPSHHLATQSSRHHGIPEPSHHLAPQSSCHYGTPEPSHHLAPQSSRHHGTPEPSHHLAPQSSCHYGTPEPSHHLAPQSSRHHGTPEPSHHLAPQSSRHHGTPEPSYHLAPQSSRHHGTPEPSHHLAPQSSRHHGTPEPSYHLAPQLSRHHGTPEPFHLAPHAASEMDLHSALLREIIAKQEVMCDMQRNLLRIVQDLSSTPTPHGHHMDGSFLPLRDAEALLALDHDIKTNPEKRKDLVLTLGLAGGVTLKDTVWRVMKMLLQNDLACKMNWTGLHGKTSFRCLEVKNVVTEAIRRNPGCRQSTNQEVEQWLRRWLYLAGDREGGRKRRSTVLHHQPPTNT